From Paenibacillus sp. GP183, one genomic window encodes:
- a CDS encoding YggS family pyridoxal phosphate-dependent enzyme, producing MSLRDRIDAVEVRVAEACKRSGRDRDEIKIIAVTKYVSLETARAALDEGLHHIGENRWQDVKPKWEALHERGIWHFIGHLQTNKVKDIIGKFAYIHSLDRLSLAKELQKQAAALNMKVNCLIQVNVSGEDTKFGLAPEQLIAFAQEIKMLENLQIVGLMTMAPYEMAAEATRPVFRTLRELRDKLNELAVLPYRIEHLSMGMSNDFEIAIEEGATWVRLGSVLVGKDEA from the coding sequence GTGAGTTTACGAGATAGAATCGATGCAGTAGAGGTAAGAGTTGCTGAAGCCTGCAAACGATCCGGACGTGATCGAGACGAAATTAAAATCATCGCAGTCACCAAATATGTATCTCTGGAAACCGCCCGTGCTGCGCTCGATGAAGGACTCCATCATATTGGCGAAAATCGCTGGCAGGATGTGAAGCCCAAATGGGAGGCACTGCATGAGCGCGGTATCTGGCACTTTATCGGTCACCTGCAAACGAACAAAGTAAAGGATATTATAGGGAAGTTTGCTTATATTCATTCTTTGGATCGATTGTCTTTGGCCAAAGAGCTGCAAAAGCAAGCGGCCGCTTTGAATATGAAAGTAAACTGCTTGATCCAGGTAAATGTTTCCGGTGAGGATACCAAATTTGGCCTGGCTCCGGAACAGTTAATTGCTTTTGCCCAGGAAATCAAGATGCTTGAAAATCTGCAAATTGTCGGCTTGATGACAATGGCTCCTTACGAAATGGCTGCTGAAGCCACTCGGCCGGTTTTTAGGACTTTACGAGAATTAAGGGACAAGCTCAATGAACTGGCTGTTCTCCCATATAGGATTGAGCATTTATCCATGGGGATGTCAAATGATTTTGAGATTGCGATTGAGGAAGGTGCGACCTGGGTTAGACTGGGTTCGGTATTGGTTGGAAAAGATGAGGCTTAG
- a CDS encoding YggT family protein: MLNYLLTAIDLLSKVYYCMIIAYILLSWFPNARESFIGQLLAKLVEPYLAPFRRFIPSFGIIDLSPVVALIALNFVKTGLIAVILFIANRL, encoded by the coding sequence GTGCTTAATTACTTATTAACTGCTATCGATTTATTGTCAAAGGTTTACTATTGCATGATTATTGCTTACATCTTGCTTTCATGGTTTCCCAATGCGCGTGAAAGCTTTATCGGCCAGCTGCTTGCCAAGCTGGTTGAACCTTACTTGGCACCTTTCCGCCGATTTATTCCCTCATTCGGAATAATTGACCTGTCACCGGTTGTTGCATTAATCGCTCTTAATTTCGTGAAAACAGGGTTAATAGCTGTAATCTTATTTATAGCTAACAGGCTCTGA
- the spoIIGA gene encoding sigma-E processing peptidase SpoIIGA, which yields MVVYADLIFVFNFLMDAAILFAAGRVRKLKLNGWRVALSAAIGASYVIMMLFPALSLFFTFAVKCLFLLIMILVAFGFGGLPHFLRNAGTFLLINFAVAGGMFGIHYFLQSSGEVINGILFTHSGGLAFRVQIGLVTILVLAVVMIGWFQTIFSSTKRRNDFVAILAEVHIHIDQFTSTCTGMIDTGNHLYDPLTRTPVMVLEVSEWKNMLPEAWIEQIRSSNVDQIFTSVGMESFVWQDRMRLVPYKGVNHGTAFMLAVKPDKVVIEYQGQRFESAKVLIGLQGGALCSDGSYHAIIHPSLIAAG from the coding sequence GTGGTCGTTTATGCGGATCTCATTTTTGTATTCAATTTCCTGATGGATGCCGCTATACTCTTTGCCGCAGGAAGAGTTCGAAAGTTAAAGCTCAATGGGTGGAGAGTCGCCCTGTCTGCAGCTATCGGCGCTTCTTATGTGATTATGATGCTGTTTCCGGCACTTTCGCTTTTTTTTACATTTGCCGTAAAGTGTTTATTTCTACTCATCATGATTCTGGTTGCATTCGGTTTTGGAGGCTTACCGCATTTTTTGCGCAATGCGGGTACTTTTCTACTCATTAATTTCGCTGTGGCCGGTGGAATGTTCGGAATTCATTATTTCCTTCAATCGTCCGGGGAAGTGATCAACGGCATTCTGTTCACCCATTCCGGGGGACTGGCCTTCCGGGTTCAGATCGGTTTGGTGACGATCCTCGTGCTTGCTGTCGTGATGATCGGATGGTTCCAAACTATTTTTTCAAGCACGAAAAGAAGAAACGATTTTGTCGCGATTTTGGCCGAGGTCCATATTCATATCGATCAATTTACTTCCACTTGTACAGGCATGATTGATACGGGAAATCATCTTTATGACCCGCTCACCCGAACGCCTGTCATGGTCCTCGAGGTATCGGAATGGAAAAATATGCTGCCTGAGGCGTGGATCGAACAGATTCGTTCATCGAATGTGGATCAAATCTTTACAAGTGTTGGAATGGAGTCATTTGTGTGGCAGGATCGAATGCGCCTCGTCCCCTACAAGGGTGTAAATCACGGAACAGCATTTATGCTGGCTGTCAAACCGGATAAAGTGGTAATAGAGTATCAAGGACAAAGATTTGAATCCGCCAAAGTGCTGATTGGCTTACAAGGCGGAGCCCTTTGCAGCGATGGTTCCTATCACGCTATCATACATCCCTCATTAATCGCTGCCGGATAA
- the sigE gene encoding RNA polymerase sporulation sigma factor SigE: MMVKWKMQLQLTYYRILLFLGLRGEEIYYIGGSEALPPPLTREEEEFLLGKLSSGDAAIRAMLIERNLRLVVYIARKFENTGINIEDLVSIGAIGLIKAVNTFDPEKKIKLATYASRCIENEILMYLRRNSKIRTEVSFDEPLNIDWDGNELLLSDVLGTENDTIYRNIEEQVDRKLLHKALDKLSDRERVIMELRFGLQDGEEKTQKDVADMLGISQSYISRLEKRIIKRLRKEFNKMV; this comes from the coding sequence ATGATGGTGAAGTGGAAAATGCAGCTGCAGCTTACGTACTACCGGATCTTGTTGTTTTTAGGCCTTCGGGGCGAGGAAATCTATTACATAGGTGGCAGTGAAGCGCTTCCGCCTCCCCTTACACGAGAAGAAGAGGAATTCCTGCTGGGAAAACTATCGTCAGGGGACGCGGCCATTCGAGCGATGCTCATTGAACGCAACCTCCGGCTGGTTGTATATATAGCGAGAAAATTCGAGAATACCGGAATCAATATCGAGGATCTGGTTTCAATTGGAGCCATCGGATTAATTAAAGCAGTCAACACCTTCGATCCGGAGAAAAAGATTAAGCTCGCCACTTATGCATCACGTTGTATCGAGAATGAGATTCTCATGTACTTGAGAAGAAACAGTAAGATTCGCACGGAGGTTTCGTTCGATGAGCCGCTGAATATTGATTGGGACGGCAATGAGCTGCTGCTGTCCGATGTCCTCGGTACCGAGAATGATACGATCTATCGCAATATCGAAGAGCAGGTTGACCGCAAGCTTCTGCATAAAGCGCTGGATAAGCTCTCGGATCGGGAGCGAGTGATCATGGAGCTTCGCTTTGGGCTTCAGGACGGTGAGGAGAAGACACAGAAGGATGTCGCTGATATGCTCGGTATTTCCCAATCCTACATTTCAAGGTTGGAAAAAAGAATTATCAAGCGCTTGCGCAAGGAGTTTAACAAGATGGTGTAA
- the murA gene encoding UDP-N-acetylglucosamine 1-carboxyvinyltransferase, with protein sequence MEKLVIEGGRSLSGAIQIHGAKNAALPILAACIMTGGTYTLGNVPSLLDIDVMLQILRALGCRAEQQGEFITVHTRTAHSSHIPEELMGQMRSSIFLMGPLLSRFGSVTVYQPGGCAIGDRKIDLHLRGLQALGANITETGNKIVCTAERLRGAEIMLDLPSVGATENIMMAAVMAEGVTSLYNAAREPEIQDLQNFLNTMGADIIGAGTDTITIKGVPSLIPCSYRIIPDRIVAGTFLVAAAITKGSISLERVNPSHLTAVIHILRRAGVQIIIDGDIIHVSNPARAKAVERIVTSPHPAFPTDLQSQVMVLLSLADGLSIMKETVFEGRFKHVDELSRMGADIRVDLNSAFIRGVPRLYGATVEATDLRAGAALVIAGLAAHGTTTVEQIHHIDRGYDRIEKMLTQLGASIVRQYA encoded by the coding sequence TTGGAGAAGCTGGTTATCGAAGGTGGAAGATCTCTCTCGGGAGCCATCCAGATACACGGCGCGAAAAACGCCGCATTGCCTATTTTGGCGGCATGCATCATGACTGGCGGTACCTACACGCTGGGCAACGTTCCGAGTCTGCTCGATATCGATGTGATGCTGCAGATTCTTCGCGCGCTCGGCTGCCGCGCGGAGCAGCAAGGCGAATTCATTACCGTTCATACCAGGACCGCACATTCTTCGCATATCCCGGAAGAGCTGATGGGTCAAATGCGTTCCTCGATTTTTCTTATGGGTCCTCTGCTATCCAGATTCGGCAGTGTGACAGTCTACCAACCGGGGGGCTGTGCTATCGGAGATCGCAAGATCGACCTGCATCTCAGAGGGCTTCAAGCATTGGGGGCGAACATAACAGAAACCGGCAACAAAATCGTTTGTACCGCGGAGAGGCTTCGCGGAGCAGAGATCATGCTTGATTTACCGAGTGTGGGCGCAACAGAGAATATCATGATGGCCGCCGTTATGGCGGAGGGCGTGACCTCACTTTATAACGCAGCCAGAGAACCGGAAATTCAAGATTTGCAAAACTTCCTGAACACCATGGGCGCTGATATTATCGGTGCAGGAACAGACACGATTACCATAAAAGGCGTACCATCATTAATCCCTTGCTCTTATCGCATCATCCCGGATCGGATCGTAGCCGGTACCTTCCTAGTTGCTGCTGCCATCACGAAAGGCAGTATTAGTCTGGAAAGAGTAAACCCCTCCCATTTGACAGCTGTGATACACATACTGAGGCGTGCAGGTGTTCAAATCATCATTGACGGTGATATAATACATGTAAGCAATCCGGCTCGTGCCAAGGCTGTGGAGCGAATTGTCACATCACCCCACCCGGCGTTTCCAACTGATCTGCAATCTCAAGTCATGGTGCTGCTTTCTCTGGCAGACGGATTAAGTATAATGAAAGAAACGGTATTTGAAGGTAGATTCAAGCATGTGGATGAGCTTAGCCGCATGGGAGCTGACATCCGCGTAGATTTAAACTCCGCTTTTATCCGCGGCGTTCCGCGTCTTTACGGAGCGACCGTAGAAGCGACTGATTTGCGTGCCGGCGCCGCATTGGTCATTGCCGGATTGGCAGCCCATGGCACGACGACCGTTGAGCAGATCCATCATATCGATAGAGGGTATGATAGAATTGAGAAGATGCTGACTCAATTAGGAGCATCCATCGTCCGGCAATACGCCTAA
- a CDS encoding YlmC/YmxH family sporulation protein codes for MKISDFQTKDVINIVDGKKLGQVSDLELDLHHGRIESIVVPNQSRFFGMFGGNTEVIIPWKNIVKIGLDVVLVKLEDSRGYRPIDDNEPIYEGNRNYR; via the coding sequence GTGAAAATATCCGATTTTCAAACTAAGGACGTCATCAATATTGTGGATGGCAAAAAGCTCGGCCAAGTCAGCGATCTGGAGCTGGATTTACATCATGGCCGCATCGAATCCATCGTTGTTCCCAATCAAAGCCGCTTCTTTGGCATGTTTGGCGGGAATACAGAAGTCATCATCCCCTGGAAAAATATTGTAAAAATCGGCCTGGATGTTGTGCTTGTCAAGCTCGAAGACTCTCGTGGATATAGGCCTATTGACGACAATGAGCCCATTTATGAAGGCAACCGAAATTACCGTTAA
- the pgeF gene encoding peptidoglycan editing factor PgeF, whose amino-acid sequence MEPFQEVTSEQDGQPVLFYIESWMNSFPNLTAGFTSRLGGVSEKPFASFNCGLHVNDLSDLVVTNRQRLAETLEMPFDAFTYAEQVHGNEIAVITREDQGKGRASRADAIQSRDGFVTNEKELVLCALFADCVPLFFYDPVLEVAGLAHAGWKGTVLDVAGKTVQAMMVQFGSKPEHIRAAIGPSIGICCYEVDEKVAEPVEKVLTDMNAAPEIKQKVLQAKENQKYMLNLQELNRNFIVKAGILSSNIEVTELCTSCRTDLFFSHRRENGTTGRMAGWIAMRRNLQNKQNES is encoded by the coding sequence ATGGAACCATTCCAAGAAGTGACGAGTGAACAGGACGGGCAGCCGGTCCTTTTTTATATAGAAAGTTGGATGAACTCCTTTCCCAATTTGACGGCAGGGTTTACATCCAGGCTTGGCGGGGTGAGTGAGAAGCCTTTTGCGAGTTTCAATTGCGGACTTCATGTCAATGATCTCAGTGACCTCGTAGTAACCAATAGGCAGCGTTTGGCTGAGACTTTGGAGATGCCATTCGATGCTTTCACTTATGCGGAGCAGGTGCATGGCAATGAAATAGCCGTCATAACGAGAGAGGATCAAGGGAAAGGACGAGCCTCACGAGCCGATGCGATCCAATCCAGGGACGGGTTTGTGACGAATGAAAAGGAGCTTGTGCTCTGTGCGCTGTTTGCAGATTGCGTTCCACTTTTTTTTTACGACCCGGTATTGGAAGTTGCGGGATTGGCTCATGCAGGCTGGAAAGGGACCGTGCTTGATGTTGCTGGAAAAACCGTTCAAGCGATGATGGTACAGTTTGGAAGCAAACCGGAGCATATCCGCGCAGCGATTGGACCCTCCATTGGCATATGCTGTTACGAAGTGGATGAAAAGGTTGCAGAGCCGGTTGAGAAGGTTCTCACAGATATGAACGCTGCTCCGGAGATTAAGCAAAAAGTGCTGCAGGCCAAAGAAAATCAGAAATATATGCTGAATCTGCAGGAATTAAACCGAAACTTTATAGTAAAAGCAGGAATTTTGTCATCCAACATCGAAGTTACTGAGTTATGTACAAGTTGTCGTACTGATCTTTTTTTCTCGCATCGGCGAGAAAATGGGACCACGGGCAGGATGGCAGGCTGGATAGCGATGCGCCGAAACTTGCAAAATAAGCAGAACGAAAGCTGA
- a CDS encoding cell division protein SepF — MGVMNKFMNFLGLQEEEEVIHRERVIEEHEEVETNPYEQRNKNKANVVSIHSQKSSKVVLSEPRSYDETQEIADHLRSRRAVVVNLQRVRPETGVRIVDFLSGTVYALNGYISKLGPNIYLCTPDSVDIHGHISEMMDEE; from the coding sequence ATGGGAGTTATGAATAAGTTCATGAATTTTCTGGGGCTGCAAGAGGAAGAAGAAGTGATTCATCGCGAGAGAGTGATTGAAGAGCATGAAGAAGTCGAAACCAATCCTTATGAGCAACGTAATAAAAATAAGGCCAATGTCGTCAGCATCCACTCTCAAAAAAGCTCCAAGGTGGTATTAAGCGAACCCCGATCTTATGATGAGACTCAGGAGATTGCCGATCACTTGCGTTCCCGCCGAGCTGTTGTCGTTAACCTGCAGCGTGTTCGTCCAGAAACCGGCGTCCGCATTGTGGATTTTTTAAGCGGAACCGTATATGCTTTGAATGGATATATTTCCAAGCTTGGTCCGAATATCTACCTGTGTACTCCCGATTCCGTTGATATTCACGGGCACATCTCCGAAATGATGGACGAGGAATAG
- a CDS encoding YlmH/Sll1252 family protein, with protein MQKELYAHFHPDEHHFVDKASEWVERAAHQHAVKLTDFLDPRQAFILNTLVNREPNVNCRLDGGYAEAERKRAFIAPDYRPLDGEDMGIRVLSVSSGDGKFLTLEHGDYMGAILGLGMKRDKVGDIHVLEGGCHCLVSEDAADYLHLNLSQVHRVHVQTELLPLERLEVSRVKLDELQLSVASMRLDGIVSDVFRLSRAKVLVPIQAGKCRVNWKPEADPGKQLKEGDLITLQGFGRFKVLAVEGTTKTGRMRVKIGKYA; from the coding sequence ATGCAGAAGGAACTCTACGCTCACTTTCATCCGGATGAGCATCATTTTGTCGATAAAGCCAGTGAATGGGTGGAGCGTGCTGCCCATCAGCATGCTGTGAAGCTTACGGATTTTCTGGATCCCAGACAGGCTTTTATTTTGAATACACTTGTGAACCGTGAACCCAATGTGAATTGCAGGCTGGATGGCGGATATGCCGAAGCGGAGCGAAAGCGTGCGTTCATTGCACCGGATTACCGTCCATTGGATGGTGAAGACATGGGAATCCGCGTCCTGTCCGTCAGCTCGGGAGACGGTAAGTTTCTGACACTTGAACATGGAGATTACATGGGCGCCATTCTTGGACTCGGGATGAAACGAGACAAGGTTGGCGATATTCATGTTTTGGAGGGCGGCTGCCATTGTCTGGTTTCTGAGGATGCAGCCGACTATTTGCATTTGAATTTATCTCAGGTCCATCGAGTCCACGTACAGACAGAGCTGCTGCCGCTGGAACGATTGGAAGTCAGTCGCGTCAAATTGGACGAGCTTCAACTTTCCGTAGCGTCTATGCGGCTGGATGGGATTGTGAGTGATGTATTCCGGCTTAGCCGGGCCAAAGTCCTTGTACCGATTCAAGCCGGCAAATGCCGCGTAAATTGGAAGCCTGAGGCGGATCCCGGAAAGCAGCTCAAAGAGGGAGATTTGATCACTTTGCAGGGTTTTGGGCGCTTTAAGGTGCTTGCGGTTGAAGGTACTACCAAAACCGGAAGAATGCGTGTAAAAATAGGCAAGTATGCCTAA
- a CDS encoding FtsQ-type POTRA domain-containing protein produces the protein MPEDQKVPPLPKPPARPRSNRKLLAFLILFFVTVLVILFFRSSLSRIDEIQIEGIELIPKEVVGQAAALVPGDSFFATSGTTIENRVKSLPMIKSVKVTKHFPGVLHIQVQEFPKVAFQFTAVGKTQAVLADGTSIDLPPGDVPIDRPILSGWTDNDPNKKQLCKVLGEIQAVALSDISEIKPDPSESYPDKIKIYTRSQFEVYTTIGYFPDKIDNLPAYIATLKENNVSKGVIKMLEVDNHAPFQLEQDKSSSDTKATPVPSATPKATPKPTPKSTPKDTSKTN, from the coding sequence TTGCCGGAAGACCAGAAAGTACCTCCCTTGCCAAAACCGCCTGCCCGCCCGCGTTCCAATCGCAAGCTGCTGGCTTTTCTAATTTTATTTTTTGTTACAGTGCTGGTGATTTTATTTTTTCGATCCTCACTCAGCCGAATTGACGAAATTCAGATTGAGGGCATAGAGCTCATTCCCAAAGAGGTTGTTGGACAAGCTGCTGCTCTTGTACCGGGGGACAGTTTTTTTGCGACAAGCGGGACAACCATCGAGAATCGGGTGAAGAGCTTGCCGATGATCAAGTCCGTTAAGGTTACCAAGCACTTTCCGGGCGTGCTGCACATCCAGGTTCAGGAATTTCCCAAGGTGGCCTTTCAATTCACTGCCGTTGGCAAGACACAGGCTGTTTTGGCCGATGGAACAAGCATCGATTTACCCCCTGGAGACGTTCCTATCGATCGGCCTATCCTTAGCGGTTGGACAGATAATGATCCGAACAAGAAACAGCTCTGCAAGGTGCTGGGGGAGATCCAGGCCGTTGCGCTGTCTGACATATCGGAAATCAAGCCGGATCCATCCGAATCTTATCCCGATAAAATCAAAATATACACCAGATCCCAATTCGAGGTATATACAACCATTGGCTATTTTCCGGATAAAATTGATAATCTGCCAGCTTACATTGCCACATTAAAAGAAAATAATGTTTCAAAGGGAGTCATTAAAATGCTGGAAGTGGACAACCATGCCCCCTTTCAATTGGAGCAGGATAAATCGAGCAGCGACACTAAAGCAACTCCCGTTCCGAGCGCAACACCCAAAGCCACTCCCAAACCAACACCGAAATCAACTCCCAAAGATACGAGCAAGACAAATTAA
- the ftsZ gene encoding cell division protein FtsZ, whose product MFEYDMDTDHLAQIKVIGVGGGGSNAVNRMIENGVKGVEFITVNTDAQALHLSKSEHKLQIGDKLTRGLGAGANPEVGKKAAEESKELIMNTLRGADMVFVTAGMGGGTGTGAAPVIAEIAKECGALTVGVVTRPFTFEGRKRAMQADIGIAALKEKVDTLIVIPNDRLLEIVDKKTPMLEAFREADNVLRQGVQGISDLIAVPGLINLDFADVKTIMTERGSALMGIGVATGENRAAEAAKKAIMSPLLETSIDGARGVLMNITGGANLSLYEVNEAADIVASASDLEVNMIFGAVINENLKEEIMVTVIATGFEHKPAAQQQPRRPVPGQSSQPQQPAETAASDNRLNNLRPFGSQPSSDQLDIPTFLRNRGRNTDK is encoded by the coding sequence ATGTTTGAATACGATATGGATACGGACCATTTGGCTCAGATAAAAGTAATCGGCGTAGGCGGTGGCGGCAGCAATGCCGTGAATCGCATGATTGAGAACGGAGTAAAAGGTGTCGAGTTTATTACGGTAAACACCGATGCACAGGCTTTGCACCTTTCCAAGTCCGAGCATAAGCTGCAAATTGGCGATAAGCTGACTCGCGGACTCGGTGCCGGCGCTAATCCGGAAGTAGGCAAGAAAGCTGCCGAAGAATCCAAAGAGCTCATCATGAATACACTTCGTGGTGCTGACATGGTATTCGTCACTGCAGGTATGGGCGGAGGAACGGGCACTGGTGCCGCTCCGGTCATTGCAGAAATCGCCAAAGAATGCGGCGCCTTGACGGTAGGCGTTGTTACGCGTCCATTCACTTTTGAAGGCCGCAAGCGCGCTATGCAAGCTGATATCGGCATTGCGGCGCTTAAGGAAAAAGTGGACACGCTGATCGTCATCCCGAATGATCGCTTGCTTGAAATTGTTGATAAAAAAACTCCAATGCTGGAAGCTTTCCGCGAAGCGGATAATGTGCTTCGTCAAGGTGTACAAGGCATTTCGGATTTGATCGCGGTTCCGGGCTTAATTAACCTGGACTTTGCCGATGTCAAAACGATCATGACTGAACGCGGATCCGCATTGATGGGAATCGGTGTGGCTACAGGTGAGAATCGTGCAGCGGAAGCGGCGAAGAAAGCCATCATGAGCCCGCTGCTGGAGACTTCTATTGACGGAGCTCGCGGCGTACTGATGAACATTACCGGCGGAGCTAACCTCAGCTTGTATGAAGTGAATGAAGCCGCAGATATCGTGGCTTCCGCTTCCGATCTGGAGGTCAACATGATTTTCGGCGCTGTGATAAACGAAAACTTGAAGGAAGAAATCATGGTAACCGTGATCGCAACAGGCTTTGAGCATAAGCCTGCGGCTCAACAGCAGCCTCGTCGTCCTGTGCCGGGCCAATCTTCTCAGCCGCAGCAACCCGCAGAAACAGCGGCATCCGATAATCGCCTTAATAACCTGAGGCCTTTTGGCAGCCAGCCGAGCAGTGATCAGTTGGATATCCCAACCTTCCTGCGTAATCGCGGGCGCAATACCGACAAGTAA
- the sigG gene encoding RNA polymerase sporulation sigma factor SigG produces the protein MTRNKVEICGVDTAKLPVLTNVEMRELFTALQTKHDRSAREKLVNGNLRLVLSVIQRFNNRGEFVDDLFQVGCIGLMKAIDNFDLGQNVKFSTYAVPMIIGEIRRYLRDNNPIRVSRSLRDIAYKALQVRDALTNQNSREPTIYEISEALGVPKEDVVFALDAIQDPVSLFEPIYHDGGDPIYVMDQISDERNKDMSWIEGIALREGMQKLNPREKMILSMRFFDGKTQMEVADEIGISQAQVSRLEKSAISQMQKHVKS, from the coding sequence ATGACCCGGAATAAAGTCGAAATATGTGGTGTTGATACCGCCAAGCTACCTGTCCTTACAAATGTGGAAATGCGAGAACTATTCACTGCACTGCAAACGAAGCATGATCGATCCGCAAGAGAGAAGCTGGTCAATGGCAATCTAAGGCTGGTTTTGAGCGTGATTCAGCGTTTTAATAATCGAGGAGAGTTCGTCGATGATCTATTTCAAGTAGGGTGTATCGGGCTGATGAAGGCCATAGATAATTTTGATCTGGGACAGAATGTGAAGTTTTCGACTTATGCAGTGCCCATGATCATTGGAGAAATTCGCCGTTATCTGCGGGATAACAATCCGATTCGAGTGTCAAGATCATTGCGTGATATTGCTTACAAGGCACTGCAGGTCAGGGATGCCCTAACCAACCAGAATTCCAGGGAGCCTACGATCTACGAAATATCTGAAGCGTTGGGCGTGCCTAAAGAAGATGTAGTATTCGCACTGGATGCTATACAGGATCCGGTTTCCTTATTTGAACCGATCTATCACGACGGCGGCGACCCGATATATGTGATGGATCAAATCAGTGATGAACGCAATAAGGATATGTCATGGATTGAAGGAATTGCACTTCGTGAAGGGATGCAAAAGCTGAATCCGAGGGAAAAAATGATCTTATCCATGCGCTTTTTTGACGGTAAAACCCAGATGGAGGTAGCCGATGAAATTGGCATTTCCCAAGCCCAGGTTTCAAGGCTGGAAAAGTCGGCGATCTCCCAAATGCAAAAGCATGTAAAATCATAA
- the ftsA gene encoding cell division protein FtsA, with protein sequence MSNNDIIVSLDIGTSKVRAIIGEVVNGTINIIGVGSADSEGIRKGAIVDIDQTVQSIRSAIDHAERMVGLQISEVYVGITGNHITLQSSHGVVAVSNEDREIGEEDIERVIQAARVIALPPEREIIGVVPKQYLVDGQEGINDPRGMIGVRLEVEATIITGAKTGIHNLLRVVEKSELKVSGLILMSLASGGLALSKDEKAIGTVLVDVGAGATTIAVFEQGNLTATSTLPIGGEYITNDIAIGLRTQMEIAEKIKLKFGCASIEDSAADQVFKVTRIGSNVDKEFSQVDLANIIEPRVQEIFELIRAEVHRLGYGDLPGGYVLTGGTVTMPGMLTVAQAELMTSVRIAVPDFIGVRDPSYTSGVGIIQFVSKYLRSRQPGSSFSKKQAVKAPTKKSSASESRPGFFERIKNFFSEFI encoded by the coding sequence TTGAGCAACAATGACATCATTGTTAGTTTGGACATCGGTACATCCAAGGTTCGTGCTATTATTGGGGAAGTTGTGAACGGAACCATTAATATAATTGGCGTAGGATCTGCCGACTCAGAGGGTATTCGTAAAGGTGCTATAGTTGACATTGATCAAACGGTTCAGTCCATTCGGAGTGCAATTGATCATGCAGAGCGTATGGTGGGTTTACAAATATCCGAGGTTTACGTAGGAATTACTGGAAATCATATCACTCTTCAATCCAGCCATGGCGTAGTTGCGGTATCTAATGAAGATCGTGAAATTGGTGAAGAGGATATTGAACGCGTCATTCAAGCGGCAAGAGTCATTGCATTACCTCCCGAGCGTGAAATCATTGGAGTTGTACCCAAGCAATATTTGGTTGACGGGCAAGAAGGAATTAACGATCCCCGCGGTATGATTGGTGTACGATTGGAAGTGGAAGCTACCATTATCACCGGAGCCAAAACCGGTATACATAACTTGCTCCGAGTTGTGGAGAAGTCTGAACTCAAAGTATCGGGCCTCATTTTGATGTCTCTGGCATCTGGCGGCCTCGCTCTATCGAAAGATGAGAAAGCGATCGGTACAGTACTTGTTGATGTTGGTGCCGGAGCCACCACAATAGCCGTCTTCGAGCAAGGAAATCTCACCGCTACTTCCACACTTCCCATAGGTGGCGAGTACATCACCAACGATATCGCCATCGGTCTAAGAACCCAAATGGAAATCGCTGAGAAAATTAAACTTAAATTCGGCTGTGCCTCCATTGAGGACTCTGCCGCTGATCAAGTATTCAAAGTAACCAGAATCGGCAGCAATGTTGATAAAGAGTTTTCACAGGTGGATTTAGCCAACATTATTGAACCGCGTGTTCAAGAAATATTCGAGCTCATCCGTGCTGAAGTTCATCGTTTGGGCTATGGCGATTTGCCCGGTGGTTATGTGCTTACAGGAGGAACTGTGACAATGCCGGGTATGCTGACCGTAGCACAAGCTGAGCTTATGACTTCTGTGCGCATTGCCGTGCCGGATTTTATAGGTGTGAGAGACCCTTCTTATACCAGTGGTGTCGGCATTATTCAATTTGTTTCCAAATACTTGAGAAGCCGACAGCCAGGATCCAGTTTTTCGAAAAAGCAAGCGGTTAAAGCGCCAACCAAGAAATCTTCGGCCAGCGAGTCCAGACCCGGATTTTTCGAACGGATCAAAAACTTTTTCAGTGAGTTTATTTAG